CAACATCCTCGGGTCCGGCCAGCGCGGGCGCTGAGAACCCTCCAAGGGTCAAAAGCGCCGCCAGTGTGCTGGTCAAAATATACTTTTTCATCGTTCTGATCCTGCCCTTTGTATTCAGCTTTGCGCGGCAGCGACTTCGGCGGCCACCAGACGACGCAATTCTGCCTCCCGAATGGATCGAGCGGCTTGCCGTTCACGAAGAATGTGGGCGTCTGGCGAATTCCCACGGTCTCGACGTCGGCACGATCCTGGTTCAGGATCGCCACGACATCGGGCGCCATCATTTGCGTGCGCGCGGCCTCGGCATCGAGTCCGGCCGTGGCGGCGATCTGAAGGATCAGGCCGGGCGCCGGGGCACCGTGCGACGCCCATCTCGGCTGTTCCCGCAGAACGGCCTCAAGCACCGGCACGTAAACGTCCTGCATGCGTGCCGCCTCGAGCACGCGGATCGCTTCCTCGGATGCCGCGCCGTGGAAGGGCGTGTAGCGGATCACGACGCGGACAGCATCCCCATGCTCGGCCATGATGTCCTTCACGATGGGATGAAAGGCGCGACAGGCCTCGCAGGCCGGATCGAAGAATTCGACGATCGTGACGGGCGCTTCCGCAGGCCCGAGGATGGGCGAGTAGGGGCGGATCATCGCGTCCGCGAGTTCCGGCGCAACAGGCTCCGCTTCGGCCACCGGGCCGGGGCGGGTTGCAAACCAGGTGGTTCCGCCGAAACCGGCGACGCCGAAGGCGAGAACGGACAGGATCAGGGCGCGTCGGTTCATTTTCGTGTGTCCTTCAATGAAAGGGCCGACAGCGCCCCGATCAGCGCGAAGGCGGCGAGGGCCATCAGCGGGATCGGGATGCCGAAGACCAGTTGGTTGTCATCGGTGCAAGAGGGGCCGGTGGCCGTGCAGGGCTGGATGCGTTCGGGAACAAGACCGACGTACAGCCCCATGTGCCAGAGGGCGATTGCGCCGCCGCCAAGCGCCAATGCGATGCCGTAGCGCCCCACACGGCCGTCCCGCCACCAAAGGCCCAGCCCTAGGATAATGGCCAAGGGAAACATGAAGGCGCGCTGGAACCAGCACAGCACACAGGGCGTCTGCCCCAGCACCTCGCCGATGAAAAGCACGGCAAGCGAGGCGACGAGCGCGATGATCCATGCCAGCCCGAGGGCTGTTTCTCCGGATATGCGGTTCATGTCGATCAGATCCTCTCTTCCAGATCGGCGAGAATCTCTTCGGCCGGGGTGCCGTAGGGCCAGGAGTCGGCAAAGCCCGCGTCGGGATCGAAGAGGAACAGATGCGACGTGTGGCCCATCGTGTAACCATCCGGCGCCGCAGCCTCTTCGACGCGTTCAAAGAAGATCGGAAACGTCTCGGATGTGGCGGCGATTTGTTCCGGCGTGCCCGTCAGCCCGATGATGCTCGCATCGAACAGCGGGACGTATTCGGCGAGTGCGGCGGGCGTGTCCCGTTCGGGGTCGATTGTTATGAAAATCGGCTGGACCTTGGCGGCATCGTCGCCCAGACCGTCCATCACCGCCGCGACCTCTGACAGGGTCGTCGGGCAGACGTCGGGACAGTTGGTGAAGCCGAAAAACACCAGCATCCAGCGCCCCGCAAAGTCCTCCTCGGTTCGAACCATACCCTGGTGGTCCGTCAGTTCGAATTTAGCGAAAAAAGGCGGTTCGGCGTCGGTTCGGGCGCGGTCGGCACGATAGTCGGACCAGAGCAAAAGCCATACGAAGGCAAGCGCTGCCACGCCTGCCAAAACCCAAAGAAACTTCTGTGCCGATGTAAGGGACAATCCTGTTCGCCTGTTATTGATTCTTATTGCATGTGCGGATACATCCTCTAGCCGCTAGAGGTTCAAGCACGAAATCATGGTATAGCTTGAACTCACGCGTCTGTGAATCCGACACTTGTTTATTCCGACGGCAAAACCTACACAAACTGTATCTTTTTCATGGAGGCGAAAATGCTCACGATCGGTACTCTGTCAAAGAAGACTGGCACAAAAGTGCAGACCATCCGGTACTACGAACAGATCGGACTCATGCCCGAACCTGGCAGGACCGAAGGCGGACAGAGGCGCTACGACAATGCACAGCTCGACCGACTGTCCTTCATCCGCCATTCGCGGCAACTCGGTTTCTCGCTCGATGCGATCCGCGAGCTGCTCGACCTCAGCGACCATCCCAACCGCCCCTGCGACGAGGCAGATGCCATCGCGCGTCGCCAGCTCAAACAGGTGGAGCAGCGCATGGCCCGCCTGAAGGCGCTGCGCACGGAACTGAAACGCATGGTTCACGAATGCAGCGGCGGGCGGACGGGAGACTGCAAGGTGCTTGAGGTGTTGCGGGACCATTCGGAATGCCTGACCGAGCACGAGGAAATCGGGGCCTGAAGGAATTCAGCCAACATTCCGGCTGGAACGCAGATCAGCCGCAGAAGTTAATGTGTCGTACAACACAGGCTGGAACCACAAAATGGCTGCTAGACAAAATTCAATGGAGAGACGGACGCTTTGGATCGTTCTGGCGCTCAATATCGGTTTGGCCGTGGCCTTTTTCGCAACAGGCGCCTTCGGCGACTCAAGTGCCCTGATCGCCAACGGGCTCGATAACCTCTCCGACAGCTTCGTCTACGCGATCAGCCTTTTCGCTTTGTCCCGATCCGACAAATGGAAACGCGGGGCGGCGAACGTTTCCGGCGGGCTGCTGATCCTGTTCGCCGCTGGTATCCTCTACGATGCATGGCGCCGCTACATCGGCGGGTCAGATCCGCTCGGGACGATCATGATCGCCATGGCCCTGTTTGCGGCGGCGATCAACGCAGTCTGCGTCTGGCTGCTCGCTAAGCTCAAAGATCCGGACGTCAACATCCGCGCGGCCAACACCTTCAGTTACAACGATTTCGCCGCGAACCTCGGAATCGTCTTGGCTGGCGGCCTCGTCGCCTGGCTGGGAACCAACTGGCCGGACCTCGTCGTCGGCGTGATTGTCGCCGGGATCGCGGCCTGGGGAGGTATCGACATTCTGCGCGACGCACACGGCGAACACCACAAAGCAGTTCATACGGGCAAATAGTTGCGGGAGATTCTTTCTGAAAGAAAGGGTTGAAGCTATAGTGACTATAGTAATTAGGCTTGTTCCAAGACGATTCGAGGAGCGACTCCGTTGCAGATGACCGACCCCCTACTTGCACCCACCAAATTACTGGATTTTGATGCCGCGCCTCTTGCGCATCTAATTGAGACCCGCGGCTGGCGCGGCTTATCCGAATACGATCGGATCGGAGCTGCCTATGATTTCGTTCGGAATGAAATCGCGTTCGGATACAATCGAGCTGACGACATCCCCGCCTCCGAGGTGCTTTCCGACGGCTACGGGCAGTGCAATACCAAAGGGACGCTCTTGATGGCGTTGCTGCGTGGTGTTGGCATTCGTTGCCGGTTGCATGGGTTTACGATCCACAAAGGCTTGCAGCGCGGTGTTGTCCCAGAGTTGGTGTATCCGCTTGCTCCGCAAGAAATTCTCCACTCATGGGTTGAGATCGAATATCAAGGTGCTTGGTTCAACCTCGAAGGCTTCATCCTGGATGACGCTTTCCTGACAGTCCTGCAAACGTCTTTCTCGGACACGGACAGTCTCTGCGGTTATGGCGCGGGCACGGATTGCCTTGGCGCGCCTCCCGTCACCTGGAACGGAGAAGATACCTACATTCAGAAATCCGGCATCGTGCAAGATTTCGGCGTGTTTGATACGCCGGACGCCTTCTATTTGTCCCATGAGCAATCCTTTGGATGGCTGCGTGGTGCCCTTTACCGTCATATCATCCGCCACTGGATGAATGCGCGCGTACGTGGTTTTCGCAGCGGTCGCCTGAAGACTGACCGACGCGCGACACACGCGCACGCGGAGCCTGCCAATGCCACATGACCACGGGCACGCGCCTATCGATCCGAATTCTGGGGACCGGCGGGTTGCCATCGCCATCTGGGCAAACGGGCTACTTACCGTTGCGCAAGTCGTCGGGGGCATATTCTCGGGCAGTCTGGCACTGATCGCCGATGCGCTGCACAACTTTTCCGATATGGCCTCGCTTGTCATTGCCTTCGCCGCACGCAAGATCGCGCGCCGCCCGGCCGATGAACGCATGACCTTCGGCTATGGCCGGGTCGAAATCGTGGCGGCCCTGATCAACTACACCACCCTCATCGTGATCGGCTTCTATCTGATCTACGAAGGTGGCATGCGCATGATTGATCCACCCGAAGTCATGGGGTGGACCGTCGTCATTCTCGGTGGAATTGCGCTTGTGGTCGACACGCTGACCGCAATGCTGACCTATTCGATGCAGAAGGGCAGCGTGAACATCCGCGCGCTTTTCCTGCATAACCTGTCGGACGCGCTTGCTTCGGTCGCGGTTATCGTCGGTGGGTCGCTGATCATCCTTTACGACATGCGTTGGGTCGATCCTGCCATCACCATCGGCATCGCGATCTACATCCTGTATCTGTCTTTCACTGAAATAGGCGGCCCAATCCGAACCCTGATGCTCGGGAGCCCGCCGGACATCGACAACGAGGCCGTCGTCGAAGCGATGCGGAAAGTCGAAGGCGTCGCCGACGTCCACTACGTCCATCTCTGGCAAATGCAAGAGCACGAGGCTGCGCTCGACTGCCATGTCGTCGTGGCAGCCGAGGGCTGGTCGAAGATCGAAGAGATCAAGAGCGCGATCAAGAAGCGGCTGAAGGAAGAGTTCGGCATCAGCCATTCCAGTCTCGAATTTGAGCATGAGGATCGCGCTCATCAGAACGCCGATCTCTACGGTCACGGCAACGCAAGTGAAAAGGAGAAGACCAATGTTCAAGGAAACGCTGACCGAGCATGATGATGTCATCGGGCTCGTCTGCGCGATTACGCGGACCGGCATGGGCTCGATCCGAGCAACTGGGTCATTCTGACCAAACGATCCGATCAGGCCAATGACGCGACGCGCCTTCTGGCGCGGGAATATGGGCTGGAGTTCACGATGACCGCCGACAGCGACATGATGATGCACGGAGCGGTCACCCATGTCGTGGACATCGGCGGGCGGTTCGCTGCAAAATTCCATGGCATGGACTTCAAGAACGTGAACCTGATCCTCTATGTCAGCGAGTTGATCAACAACGCCCAGCATCGACGCCGGGAGCCCAACTGGTGGGACCGGCTGACAGGTGTGTTTCAATGGGTGTCGTCGCGACTGGCGTCAGGCTGTCCTCGACAGACGGAGTTTCCCTGACAGCTCTGCGTCGGTATTTTGCGGTGATCATCCCGGCCAACTTGATCTGGGAGTTCGCGCATATGCCGCTCTACACGATCTGGAACGAGGGCACTTGGGGTGAGATTGTCTTCGCAGCCGTCCATTGCACGGGTGGCGATATCCTGATCGCCATGAGCGCGCTGATGCTTGCCCTCATGCTGTCGGGCCGGGGCTGGCCCCTGGTCGCCTCGACGCGGCGGTCTGTGACCGTCCTGACGGTGGTGTTCGGGCTCGGATACACGCTGTTCAGCGAATGGCTCAACATCGTGATCCGCGCGGCCTGGGCCTATTCGGACCTGATGCCGATCATTCCGATCCTCGATGCGGGCCTGTCACCTGTGTTGCAATGGATCGTGATACCGCTGGTCGCGTTCTGGTGGGTCTGGCGGCCTTTCAACAACGATCGTGATGTATGATGGATATTTCCGGCATCGGCATCTTCGCGGCCTTCCTGGCGGGTGCCATTTCGTTCCTGTCGCCCTGTGTCCTGCCACTGGTGCCTGGCTACGTCTCGTACATCGCAGGGCAACCAGATTTGCGCACGACGCGGTCGGTCGGCTTGCGGGCGCGCGCCGGGGCGCTCGGGTTGAGTGCCTGCTTTGTCCTGGGCTTTTCGACGGTCTTCGTCGCCCTCGGGGCCCGGGCCAGCGCGCTCGGATCCCTGCTGCTGACATGGCGCACCGAGCTAAACTATCTCGGCGGCGCGATCATCATTCTGTTCGGACTGGTCATGCTGGGTGTCTTTCGTCTCAATGCGTTCTCGCGCGATACCCGTTTCAATCTCGACATTCCCGGCGGTCGCCCGTTTGGGGCCTACGTGCTGGGACTGGCCTTCGCCTTTGGCTGGACACCTTGCATCGGTCCGATCCTCGGCGCAATCCTGACGCTCAGTTCGACCTCCGGCGGCATGTCGGACGGCATCTGGCTGCTGTCGATCTATTCCGCTGGACTGGGGGTGCCTTTCCTGCTGGCCGCGCTCTTCACCGACGCCATCGCCGCGCGGGTAAGGCAGATCGGCAAAGCCGGTCGCTGGCTCTACAAGGGCGCGGGTGTTGCCATGATCATCATGGGAGTTGCCATCATGACCGGGCAATTGTCACGGTTTGCCTATTGGCTGCTGGGGACGTTTCCCTTTCTCGCGACGATCGGGTGACGAATCTCGAACCAGCTCTAGGTGTGATGGCTGCAGTGTAGGGATTATCTCCGCCAATCAATGTCATCCACGCCGCGCCTCTGTAGAGGTCGCGGTGCCGTCAGCCGATCAGGTAGACCCGGATCGGCATCCAGATACCCATGACCATCATCATCAGGTTCTCGGTGAGCGAGACAAAACCGAGCGGCACCTTGCTGTCGCCCCCGACGCAGGCGCATTTCAGCTCGCGCTTGTCGATATAGACCGCCTTGAAGACCGAAACCGCGCCGACGGTGCCGATGAACAAGGCCACGGGTGCCGACAGCCAGGTGAGCGCCCCTGCGACCATGAGGATACCGGCGAAGGCCTCTCCGAAGGGATAGAGATAGCCGTAGCGCACCCAGCGGTGCGCCAGCAGGTCGTAATTTAGGAACATGGTCGAAAAGCTTTCGACATCCTGAAGTTTCTGCACTGCAAGCAAGCACATCGAGATCGAGATGAACCATTCCAGCGCGCGCAGGCTGAGGATGGTTCCAAAGCTGTACCATGACAAGCCGAGCGCCATCAAAAACGCGACGGCAAAGATCGCGATCACCGGTTGATAGGAGGTGTCCGAGCGTTCGCTTTCCGGTGCGTCAAGGCCGAAATGGACCCGCAGATCGTCATAGCCGCCGATGCGCTTGTCGCCGATCCAGGTCTGCGGCGTGGTCTCGACCCCGTGATTTTCCATGAAAGCATCAGTTTCCTCGCGTGTCGTCAGGTGGTGATCCTCGACCTCGTACCCTTCCCGTTCGAGCAGGTCTTTGGACTTGAGACCATAAGGGCAAAGGTGATCCAGCATGACCATCCGGTAGAGTTGGGCTGTTTTCGATGCGTCTTTCGGCATGGTGTTTCCTCCAGTTTCTGGTTCAGGCACCGCAACCGTAATGTCCGCGATACCCTGCACGCAGACCGGGCCCA
The genomic region above belongs to Paroceanicella profunda and contains:
- a CDS encoding disulfide bond formation protein B, which codes for MNRISGETALGLAWIIALVASLAVLFIGEVLGQTPCVLCWFQRAFMFPLAIILGLGLWWRDGRVGRYGIALALGGGAIALWHMGLYVGLVPERIQPCTATGPSCTDDNQLVFGIPIPLMALAAFALIGALSALSLKDTRK
- a CDS encoding SCO family protein yields the protein MAGVAALAFVWLLLWSDYRADRARTDAEPPFFAKFELTDHQGMVRTEEDFAGRWMLVFFGFTNCPDVCPTTLSEVAAVMDGLGDDAAKVQPIFITIDPERDTPAALAEYVPLFDASIIGLTGTPEQIAATSETFPIFFERVEEAAAPDGYTMGHTSHLFLFDPDAGFADSWPYGTPAEEILADLEERI
- a CDS encoding MerR family transcriptional regulator, yielding MLTIGTLSKKTGTKVQTIRYYEQIGLMPEPGRTEGGQRRYDNAQLDRLSFIRHSRQLGFSLDAIRELLDLSDHPNRPCDEADAIARRQLKQVEQRMARLKALRTELKRMVHECSGGRTGDCKVLEVLRDHSECLTEHEEIGA
- a CDS encoding cation transporter; protein product: MERRTLWIVLALNIGLAVAFFATGAFGDSSALIANGLDNLSDSFVYAISLFALSRSDKWKRGAANVSGGLLILFAAGILYDAWRRYIGGSDPLGTIMIAMALFAAAINAVCVWLLAKLKDPDVNIRAANTFSYNDFAANLGIVLAGGLVAWLGTNWPDLVVGVIVAGIAAWGGIDILRDAHGEHHKAVHTGK
- a CDS encoding transglutaminase-like domain-containing protein, translated to MTDPLLAPTKLLDFDAAPLAHLIETRGWRGLSEYDRIGAAYDFVRNEIAFGYNRADDIPASEVLSDGYGQCNTKGTLLMALLRGVGIRCRLHGFTIHKGLQRGVVPELVYPLAPQEILHSWVEIEYQGAWFNLEGFILDDAFLTVLQTSFSDTDSLCGYGAGTDCLGAPPVTWNGEDTYIQKSGIVQDFGVFDTPDAFYLSHEQSFGWLRGALYRHIIRHWMNARVRGFRSGRLKTDRRATHAHAEPANAT
- a CDS encoding cation diffusion facilitator family transporter encodes the protein MPHDHGHAPIDPNSGDRRVAIAIWANGLLTVAQVVGGIFSGSLALIADALHNFSDMASLVIAFAARKIARRPADERMTFGYGRVEIVAALINYTTLIVIGFYLIYEGGMRMIDPPEVMGWTVVILGGIALVVDTLTAMLTYSMQKGSVNIRALFLHNLSDALASVAVIVGGSLIILYDMRWVDPAITIGIAIYILYLSFTEIGGPIRTLMLGSPPDIDNEAVVEAMRKVEGVADVHYVHLWQMQEHEAALDCHVVVAAEGWSKIEEIKSAIKKRLKEEFGISHSSLEFEHEDRAHQNADLYGHGNASEKEKTNVQGNADRA
- a CDS encoding cytochrome c biogenesis CcdA family protein, producing MMDISGIGIFAAFLAGAISFLSPCVLPLVPGYVSYIAGQPDLRTTRSVGLRARAGALGLSACFVLGFSTVFVALGARASALGSLLLTWRTELNYLGGAIIILFGLVMLGVFRLNAFSRDTRFNLDIPGGRPFGAYVLGLAFAFGWTPCIGPILGAILTLSSTSGGMSDGIWLLSIYSAGLGVPFLLAALFTDAIAARVRQIGKAGRWLYKGAGVAMIIMGVAIMTGQLSRFAYWLLGTFPFLATIG
- a CDS encoding MauE/DoxX family redox-associated membrane protein; protein product: MPKDASKTAQLYRMVMLDHLCPYGLKSKDLLEREGYEVEDHHLTTREETDAFMENHGVETTPQTWIGDKRIGGYDDLRVHFGLDAPESERSDTSYQPVIAIFAVAFLMALGLSWYSFGTILSLRALEWFISISMCLLAVQKLQDVESFSTMFLNYDLLAHRWVRYGYLYPFGEAFAGILMVAGALTWLSAPVALFIGTVGAVSVFKAVYIDKRELKCACVGGDSKVPLGFVSLTENLMMMVMGIWMPIRVYLIG